Proteins found in one Acidobacteriota bacterium genomic segment:
- a CDS encoding beta-ketoacyl synthase N-terminal-like domain-containing protein encodes MNTHIPHEASDEIAIIGMAGRFPGAADLETFWRNLRDGVESIGRFSEAELLDSGFPPEMIRRPDFVAAKGILEGADLFDAAFFGLSPREAELMDPQHRLLMECAWQALEDAGYDSEREQGRIAAFTSTGLNTYLPFNICSHPGLAFSVGGFHLSICNDKDFVATRIAYAMNLTGASVNVSTACSSSLVSLHFACQSLLAHQCDTALVGAVTVHFPQKAGHVYETGAAYSPDGHCRPFDATPSGLVDGSGVAAVVLKRLDEAIAAGDRICAVIKGTAVNNDGRNKVGYTAPSVAGQAAVIAEALAMAGVAPDTISYVEAHGTATPLGDPIEVAALTQALRSVTPRQARCGLGSVKSNIGHADTAAGLAGLLKVVLGLQHRQLAPTLHFQKPNPDLQLDDSPFYVVGALTDWPRDSRHPRRAGISSFGVGGTNAHAIVEEAPEPTVGSSSRRHQLLMLSARTPAALQDAVAGLARHLDTHPDVNLADAAYTLQVGRRAFNRRAVVPVSSREDAIAALADPRRVRLGSAGGAGVAFMFPGQGSQHPGMARDLYDHEPSFRADVDTCAEQLQPAIGLDLRRLLFPDAGATETAAAELRQTAIAQPAIFVIEYALAKLWMRWGVQPSAMIGHSIGEYVAACLAGVFTLKDALTVVATRGRLMQGMPEGAMLAVLLPEAEVAQLAPELEIAAVNAPSLCVVSGPLDLVAQFEALLTERHVAHHRLHTSHAFHSSMMEPVLAPLVDALRRIRLSTPTVPVISNRTGGWLSAEDAVRPEYWAGQLRHTVRFADGLACLLRDHAATLLEVGPGGTLTGLAKQIGAEPRVRCLTSLPHASDARDSQQSVLAALAELWLSGVPIDWPAYYEHERRLRVPLPTYPFQRQRYWIEPRKPDAAAFSPEPSSPGAAIAAHEPDMAPSAHDPLQRHDRPNLDSEYAAPRNAEESAVAEIWQEVLGIRQVGIHDNFFDLGGHSLLGTQVLARLRQDLGANLELTALFENQTIAGLTAAWLDQAVDGDDHGAVAQLLDRLDRMTDEQAEALLAETPPTPRNRP; translated from the coding sequence ATGAACACCCACATCCCACACGAAGCGAGCGACGAGATCGCAATCATCGGCATGGCCGGGCGGTTTCCCGGCGCTGCTGACCTGGAGACGTTCTGGCGCAACCTGCGCGACGGCGTGGAGTCGATCGGCCGCTTCAGCGAAGCGGAGTTGCTTGATTCGGGCTTCCCGCCCGAGATGATCCGCCGCCCCGATTTCGTGGCCGCCAAGGGCATTCTGGAGGGCGCGGACCTGTTCGACGCCGCGTTCTTCGGTTTGTCGCCGCGCGAAGCCGAGTTGATGGATCCACAGCATCGGCTGCTGATGGAGTGTGCCTGGCAGGCGCTCGAAGATGCCGGGTACGACTCGGAACGTGAGCAGGGCCGCATCGCCGCATTCACGAGCACGGGCCTCAACACGTACTTGCCGTTCAACATCTGTTCCCACCCCGGGCTGGCGTTCAGCGTGGGTGGCTTTCACCTGTCGATCTGCAACGACAAGGACTTCGTCGCGACGCGCATCGCCTATGCGATGAACCTGACCGGCGCGAGCGTCAACGTCAGCACCGCCTGTTCGTCGTCGCTCGTCTCGCTGCATTTTGCGTGTCAGAGCCTGCTCGCCCATCAGTGCGACACGGCGTTGGTCGGCGCCGTGACGGTCCACTTTCCGCAGAAGGCCGGGCATGTCTACGAAACCGGTGCGGCCTATTCACCCGATGGCCATTGCCGCCCGTTCGACGCGACCCCCAGCGGCCTGGTCGACGGCAGCGGCGTCGCCGCGGTCGTGCTGAAGCGGCTGGACGAGGCGATTGCCGCCGGCGACCGCATCTGCGCCGTGATCAAGGGCACGGCGGTGAACAACGATGGGCGCAACAAGGTGGGCTACACGGCGCCGAGCGTGGCCGGCCAGGCCGCGGTCATTGCCGAAGCACTGGCCATGGCCGGTGTGGCGCCAGACACGATCTCCTACGTCGAAGCGCACGGAACCGCGACGCCGCTCGGTGACCCGATTGAAGTCGCCGCCCTGACGCAGGCGCTTCGGTCCGTCACGCCACGCCAGGCCCGATGCGGGCTGGGCTCCGTCAAATCGAATATCGGTCACGCCGATACCGCGGCGGGACTGGCCGGCCTGCTGAAGGTGGTGCTCGGGTTGCAGCACCGGCAACTCGCACCGACCTTGCATTTTCAGAAGCCCAACCCGGATCTGCAGCTCGACGACAGCCCCTTCTACGTTGTCGGCGCGCTCACCGACTGGCCGCGCGACAGCCGCCATCCGCGACGCGCGGGGATCAGTTCGTTTGGCGTCGGCGGCACGAATGCGCACGCCATTGTTGAAGAGGCACCGGAGCCCACCGTCGGTTCGAGCTCACGCCGCCACCAGTTGCTGATGCTGTCGGCCAGGACGCCGGCCGCGCTGCAGGACGCGGTCGCCGGCCTGGCGCGTCATCTCGACACGCATCCCGATGTGAACCTGGCCGATGCCGCCTACACGTTGCAGGTGGGACGGCGGGCGTTCAACCGCCGGGCCGTGGTGCCGGTCAGCTCACGGGAGGACGCCATTGCCGCACTTGCCGATCCCCGTCGGGTTCGTTTGGGCAGCGCCGGCGGCGCCGGCGTGGCGTTCATGTTTCCTGGACAGGGCAGTCAGCACCCGGGGATGGCGCGCGACCTCTACGACCACGAACCGAGTTTCCGCGCGGACGTTGATACCTGTGCGGAACAGCTGCAGCCGGCAATCGGTCTTGACCTGCGTCGACTGTTGTTCCCTGATGCCGGCGCCACCGAGACCGCCGCTGCCGAACTGCGGCAGACCGCCATCGCGCAGCCGGCGATCTTCGTGATCGAGTACGCACTCGCGAAACTGTGGATGCGCTGGGGCGTCCAGCCGTCGGCGATGATCGGGCACAGTATTGGCGAGTACGTGGCCGCCTGCCTGGCAGGCGTGTTCACGCTGAAGGACGCGCTGACGGTGGTCGCGACGCGTGGCCGGCTGATGCAGGGCATGCCCGAGGGCGCCATGCTCGCGGTGCTGTTGCCCGAAGCGGAGGTGGCGCAACTCGCGCCCGAGCTCGAAATTGCGGCCGTGAACGCACCGTCGCTGTGTGTGGTCTCGGGTCCCCTCGACCTGGTCGCCCAGTTCGAGGCGCTGCTGACAGAACGCCACGTGGCGCACCATCGACTCCACACGTCGCATGCCTTTCATTCGTCGATGATGGAGCCGGTACTGGCGCCCCTGGTTGACGCCCTACGCCGAATCCGCCTGAGCACTCCCACCGTGCCCGTGATTTCGAATCGAACCGGCGGCTGGCTGAGCGCGGAGGACGCCGTGCGGCCGGAGTACTGGGCTGGACAACTGCGGCACACCGTCCGGTTTGCCGACGGACTCGCCTGCCTGCTGCGTGACCATGCCGCGACACTGCTCGAGGTCGGCCCGGGGGGCACCTTGACCGGGTTGGCGAAGCAGATCGGCGCCGAACCGCGGGTTCGGTGCCTTACCAGTCTTCCGCACGCCAGTGATGCGCGCGACTCCCAACAGAGCGTGCTCGCGGCGCTGGCCGAACTGTGGCTGTCCGGTGTGCCAATCGATTGGCCGGCGTACTACGAGCACGAGCGCCGCCTTCGGGTGCCGCTGCCGACGTATCCCTTTCAGCGCCAACGCTACTGGATCGAGCCGCGCAAGCCTGACGCCGCGGCCTTCTCGCCCGAGCCCTCATCGCCGGGTGCTGCGATCGCCGCCCACGAGCCCGACATGGCGCCTTCGGCGCATGACCCGCTGCAGCGTCACGATCGTCCGAACCTCGACTCTGAATACGCCGCCCCGCGCAACGCCGAGGAATCGGCGGTCGCCGAGATCTGGCAGGAGGTCCTGGGCATCCGCCAAGTCGGCATCCACGACAACTTCTTCGACCTGGGTGGCCACTCGCTGCTTGGCACGCAAGTCCTGGCGCGCCTGCGGCAAGACCTCGGCGCCAATCTCGAGCTCACCGCTTTGTTCGAGAATCAGACGATCGCCGGCCTCACGGCCGCCTGGCTCGACCAGGCTGTTGACGGCGACGATCACGGCGCCGTCGCGCAGTTGCTCGATCGCCTGGACCGCATGACCGACGAGCAGGCCGAGGCGTTACTGGCCGAGACCCCGCCCACCCCACGAAACCGCCCGTGA